The following proteins are encoded in a genomic region of Limosilactobacillus reuteri subsp. reuteri:
- a CDS encoding tRNA (adenine(22)-N(1))-methyltransferase, with protein MDEKHLSARLACVASLVPAGARVADIGSDHAYLPAALVLDGKIDFAIAGEVVKGPYENAVHEIKDHQLEGKVIPRLADGLAAIEPADKVDTITIAGMGGSLIASILEKGKDKLTEIKRLVLQPNVGESQLREWLMNNHYQIMTEKIIEEDNHIYEIIVAEPSVVPFRYSKYELDFGPFLLENKGPVFRKKWQEYLQREAHVIDQMQRAQQPPVKKINEINEFLSQVKEAIADDNR; from the coding sequence GTGGATGAAAAGCACTTATCAGCACGTTTAGCATGTGTTGCTTCCCTTGTTCCAGCAGGTGCGCGGGTGGCTGATATTGGTTCTGACCATGCATATTTACCAGCCGCATTAGTGTTAGATGGTAAAATTGATTTTGCAATTGCTGGAGAAGTAGTAAAGGGTCCTTATGAAAATGCTGTTCATGAAATAAAAGACCACCAATTAGAAGGCAAGGTTATCCCACGGTTGGCAGACGGTTTAGCAGCGATTGAACCAGCAGATAAAGTCGATACAATTACGATTGCCGGAATGGGCGGGAGTTTGATTGCTTCTATTTTAGAGAAGGGCAAGGATAAGTTAACGGAAATTAAGCGACTTGTCCTGCAGCCGAATGTAGGGGAAAGTCAATTGCGTGAATGGTTAATGAATAATCATTACCAAATAATGACCGAAAAAATAATTGAAGAAGACAATCATATTTATGAAATTATCGTTGCGGAGCCATCAGTTGTCCCATTTAGATACAGTAAGTATGAGCTTGATTTTGGACCATTTTTATTGGAAAACAAAGGGCCTGTTTTTAGGAAAAAATGGCAAGAATATCTTCAACGTGAAGCCCATGTTATTGATCAGATGCAAAGGGCTCAACAGCCACCAGTAAAAAAGATTAATGAGATAAACGAGTTTTTATCACAAGTAAAGGAAGCGATCGCCGATGACAACCGGTAA
- the pepT gene encoding peptidase T — translation MSEEKYEGLLPRFLKYVKTETRSNPDSKTIPSDPKETAFLNELKAELISLGLSDVHINPQSSYLVATIPSNIDKDVPTVGFIAHIDTADFNAHNVNPQIVEDYDGKSDIKLDKDGQYVLTTTEFPSLKKYQGNTLITTDGSTLLGADDKSGVAEIVTMAAYLMAHPEIKHGTIKIGLGPDEEIGTGADHFDVKDFGADFAYTVDGGPLGELEYETFNAAQAEIEIQGKDVHTGVAKGTMINAIQVAIDLQNSLPAHDRAERTDGRQGFYHLYKFDGTVDHASMTYLIRDHDKQTFIERKHLLERVVAGLNDELGADLVTMNLYDQYYNLKDALKDHMEVVEIAKKAMENLDIKPDIYPVRGGTDGSTISYKGLPTPNLFAGGENMHSRFEYVSLQTMERALDTLLEIVRLTTEEDK, via the coding sequence ATGAGTGAGGAAAAGTATGAGGGGTTATTACCACGTTTTTTGAAGTATGTTAAAACTGAAACAAGGTCAAATCCAGATTCAAAAACAATTCCTTCTGATCCTAAAGAAACTGCATTTTTAAATGAATTAAAAGCTGAATTGATATCTTTAGGGTTGAGTGATGTTCATATTAATCCACAAAGTTCATATTTGGTAGCCACAATTCCAAGTAATATTGACAAGGATGTACCAACGGTTGGCTTCATTGCCCATATCGATACTGCAGATTTTAATGCTCATAATGTTAATCCACAGATTGTCGAAGATTACGATGGCAAGTCAGATATTAAGCTTGATAAAGATGGCCAATATGTCTTAACTACTACTGAATTTCCATCATTGAAAAAATATCAGGGCAATACTTTAATTACTACTGACGGGTCTACTTTGCTTGGGGCTGATGACAAGTCAGGAGTAGCGGAGATTGTTACAATGGCTGCTTACCTGATGGCTCATCCTGAAATTAAGCACGGAACAATTAAGATTGGCTTAGGACCTGATGAGGAAATCGGTACCGGGGCTGATCATTTTGATGTTAAAGATTTTGGGGCCGATTTTGCCTATACGGTTGATGGTGGCCCACTTGGCGAATTGGAATATGAAACATTTAATGCAGCTCAGGCAGAAATTGAGATTCAAGGAAAAGATGTTCACACTGGGGTTGCTAAGGGAACAATGATCAATGCTATTCAGGTTGCAATTGACTTGCAAAATAGTTTGCCGGCACATGATCGCGCAGAACGGACAGATGGACGGCAAGGATTCTATCACTTATACAAGTTTGATGGAACTGTTGATCATGCTTCAATGACTTATTTAATTCGTGATCATGATAAGCAAACGTTTATTGAACGAAAACATTTACTCGAACGGGTTGTTGCTGGCTTAAATGATGAACTTGGTGCAGACCTAGTAACGATGAATCTTTATGACCAATACTACAACTTAAAAGATGCGCTTAAAGATCACATGGAAGTTGTTGAAATTGCGAAGAAAGCTATGGAAAATCTTGATATTAAACCTGATATCTATCCAGTTCGTGGCGGGACGGATGGTTCAACAATTTCTTATAAGGGCTTACCAACTCCTAATCTTTTTGCTGGTGGAGAAAATATGCATTCGCGTTTTGAATATGTATCACTGCAAACAATGGAACGCGCATTGGATACCCTGCTTGAGATTGTGCGGTTGACTACGGAAGAAGATAAATAA
- a CDS encoding YjzD family protein, whose protein sequence is MLEYGMTSKGMTNMNFLSKNIVAGIWALILGEVLAYITSQLESMTPDYTLVGWCSVIMGLIVINCVDKITADANPSKNED, encoded by the coding sequence ATGCTAGAATATGGTATGACTTCAAAGGGGATGACCAACATGAACTTTTTATCAAAGAATATCGTGGCTGGTATTTGGGCACTTATTCTGGGTGAGGTCCTAGCTTACATCACAAGTCAACTAGAATCGATGACACCAGACTACACCCTTGTCGGCTGGTGTTCTGTAATTATGGGATTAATTGTTATCAATTGTGTGGATAAAATTACCGCAGATGCAAATCCTAGCAAAAATGAAGATTAA
- a CDS encoding segregation and condensation protein A: protein MNKQVQPQNLFQPVIKVHDFEGSLDLLLHLIKQSEMDIYDIQISQITSQYLDYLHQMQSHQLEVAGEYFVMAATLMDIKSQMLLPSPPVLDDEPEVEEIDPRQELVEQLLEYQRYKKAADRLKDKENLRQQEYTRPAMQVPREMVKSHVEPGIKLTDLQQAFAAVLRRQQLATPLVETVAAEKVSIGQQMNHVIEIVHDGPVRFEDLFKDLHTRDGLVTTFLAILELAKHQAITINQGGLFEPIILVEGPKSDEYETNQPSAD from the coding sequence ATGAATAAGCAAGTGCAACCACAAAATCTATTTCAACCAGTCATAAAAGTTCATGACTTTGAAGGGTCACTAGATTTATTACTTCATTTAATAAAGCAATCTGAAATGGATATTTATGATATTCAGATTTCGCAAATTACAAGCCAATACCTTGATTACCTTCACCAAATGCAAAGCCACCAATTAGAAGTCGCGGGTGAATATTTTGTAATGGCTGCGACTCTGATGGACATTAAAAGTCAGATGCTGTTACCTTCGCCGCCAGTATTGGATGATGAGCCAGAAGTAGAGGAGATTGATCCCCGGCAAGAATTAGTGGAACAGCTTTTGGAATATCAGCGTTATAAAAAAGCGGCAGATCGATTAAAAGATAAAGAAAATCTGCGTCAACAGGAGTATACTCGGCCAGCAATGCAGGTTCCTCGTGAAATGGTAAAATCTCATGTGGAGCCGGGCATCAAATTAACGGATTTGCAACAAGCTTTTGCAGCAGTTCTCCGCCGCCAACAATTAGCTACTCCATTAGTTGAAACTGTTGCAGCTGAAAAAGTAAGCATTGGGCAACAAATGAACCACGTGATTGAAATTGTTCATGATGGTCCGGTTAGATTTGAAGACTTGTTTAAAGATTTACATACTCGTGATGGCTTAGTTACAACTTTTTTAGCAATTCTTGAACTAGCAAAACATCAAGCAATTACTATTAACCAAGGTGGCTTGTTTGAACCAATAATTTTAGTGGAGGGACCTAAGAGTGACGAATACGAAACTAACCAACCAAGCGCAGATTGA
- a CDS encoding Nif3-like dinuclear metal center hexameric protein: MTTGNQLIARFEKFANPQLAEKWDHVGLQIGNPDLPITRLITTLDVRPEVVDEAIEQNVDFIFAHHPIMFHPAKDLDTRDPQNAMYAKLLANNITVYAAHTNLDTANGGMNDWLADQLHLTNTVPLVPAGNDPISGEPVGMGRVGELAEPLTLQKFAKYCMDVFGIRGLRLIVNPLDQEREIKRVAVLGGAGQDFYQQALEAGADAYVTGDVSYHFAHDMIANHLVVIDPGHHIEVVAAHQLANLITQWKNENNWQFEVLESRVNTEPFTFITK; the protein is encoded by the coding sequence ATGACAACCGGTAACCAATTAATTGCGCGTTTTGAAAAATTTGCTAATCCGCAACTAGCAGAAAAATGGGACCATGTTGGCCTGCAAATTGGCAATCCAGATCTCCCAATCACTCGCCTAATAACCACCCTTGATGTTCGCCCAGAAGTGGTTGATGAAGCAATTGAGCAAAATGTTGACTTTATTTTTGCTCATCATCCCATCATGTTTCATCCAGCAAAAGATCTAGATACGCGGGATCCGCAAAATGCAATGTACGCTAAACTTTTGGCGAATAATATTACTGTTTATGCAGCTCATACGAATTTGGATACTGCTAATGGCGGAATGAATGACTGGTTAGCAGATCAACTTCACCTAACTAATACTGTGCCTTTAGTGCCCGCAGGAAATGATCCAATAAGCGGTGAACCAGTTGGGATGGGGCGTGTTGGTGAGCTGGCTGAACCATTAACACTGCAAAAATTTGCAAAATATTGTATGGATGTTTTTGGTATCCGCGGATTACGGTTAATTGTCAACCCGCTTGACCAAGAGAGAGAGATTAAACGTGTTGCAGTACTTGGTGGTGCTGGTCAAGACTTTTATCAACAAGCTCTTGAAGCTGGAGCAGACGCTTATGTCACCGGGGATGTAAGTTACCACTTTGCGCACGATATGATTGCTAATCACCTTGTTGTTATTGATCCTGGACATCATATTGAAGTGGTAGCTGCCCACCAGCTTGCTAACTTAATCACCCAGTGGAAGAATGAAAATAATTGGCAGTTTGAGGTGCTAGAGAGTAGAGTTAATACAGAGCCGTTTACTTTTATTACTAAATAG
- the pyk gene encoding pyruvate kinase gives MKKTKIVSTLGPASTDVDTIVKLINAGANIFRFNFSHGDHPEHLGRIENVHKAEEITGKHVGLMLDTKGAEIRTTVQKEGKINFEIGDKVRISMDPSIEGTHDKIAVTYPGLYDDTHVGGHVLFDDGLIDMVIDEKDDANKELVCHVLNHGVLGSRKGVNAPGVSINLPGITEKDSSDIRFGLENKINYIAASFVRKAQDVLDIRELLKEKNMEDVQIFPKIESQEGIDNFEEIIAVSDGLMVPRGDMGVEIPAQNVPIVQKHMIKRCNELGKPVITATQMLDSMQENPRPTRAEVSDVANAVFDGTDATMLSGESANGDYPVESVAMMNDIDIKAENHLWEFGTEKFDWDKSDVTETIGSAVANAAKDLDIHTIVAYTASGYTAKMISKYRPNADIVALTPNERVERGLMINWGVQPYVVDEMKNTDTMFDLAAKKAVELGFAKKGDKIIIVAGVPLGVPGATNMMRVKTID, from the coding sequence ATGAAGAAAACCAAGATTGTAAGTACACTTGGTCCTGCAAGTACTGATGTTGATACGATCGTTAAGTTGATCAATGCGGGAGCTAACATTTTCCGTTTCAACTTCTCACACGGTGACCACCCAGAACACTTGGGTCGGATCGAAAACGTACACAAGGCTGAAGAAATTACTGGCAAGCACGTTGGTCTTATGCTTGATACTAAGGGTGCCGAAATTCGGACTACTGTTCAAAAAGAAGGTAAGATCAACTTTGAAATTGGCGACAAGGTTCGCATTTCAATGGATCCTTCAATTGAAGGTACTCATGACAAGATTGCTGTTACCTACCCAGGCTTATACGATGATACTCATGTTGGTGGCCATGTTCTTTTTGATGATGGTTTAATTGACATGGTTATTGATGAAAAAGACGATGCAAACAAGGAACTTGTATGTCACGTCTTAAACCATGGTGTTCTTGGTTCTCGGAAGGGTGTTAACGCCCCTGGTGTATCAATCAACTTACCAGGTATTACTGAAAAGGACAGTAGCGATATTCGGTTTGGTTTGGAAAACAAGATCAACTACATTGCTGCATCTTTCGTTCGTAAGGCTCAAGATGTTCTTGACATTCGCGAATTACTTAAGGAAAAGAACATGGAAGATGTTCAAATTTTCCCTAAGATTGAATCTCAAGAAGGTATCGACAACTTTGAAGAAATCATTGCTGTTTCTGACGGTTTAATGGTACCTCGTGGTGACATGGGTGTTGAAATTCCTGCCCAAAATGTGCCAATTGTTCAAAAGCACATGATCAAGCGTTGTAACGAATTAGGTAAGCCAGTTATTACTGCTACCCAAATGCTTGACTCAATGCAAGAAAACCCACGTCCAACCCGTGCCGAAGTATCAGACGTTGCTAACGCCGTATTTGACGGTACTGATGCTACTATGCTTTCTGGTGAAAGTGCTAACGGTGACTACCCAGTTGAATCTGTTGCAATGATGAACGACATTGACATCAAGGCTGAAAACCACCTTTGGGAATTCGGTACTGAAAAGTTCGATTGGGACAAGTCTGACGTAACTGAAACTATCGGTTCTGCTGTTGCTAACGCAGCTAAAGACTTAGACATTCACACAATTGTTGCTTACACTGCTTCAGGCTACACTGCTAAGATGATTTCTAAGTACCGTCCTAATGCTGATATCGTTGCATTAACTCCAAACGAACGTGTAGAACGTGGACTTATGATCAACTGGGGTGTTCAACCATACGTTGTTGATGAAATGAAGAACACTGATACAATGTTCGACTTAGCTGCTAAGAAGGCTGTTGAACTTGGCTTTGCTAAGAAGGGCGACAAGATCATCATCGTTGCTGGTGTTCCTTTGGGTGTACCAGGTGCAACTAACATGATGCGTGTTAAGACTATCGACTAA
- the dnaE gene encoding DNA polymerase III subunit alpha, with protein sequence MDFTPLDVKSSYSLLKSPTRISDLVTTAKERGYKALALTDENVLYGAVEFYNAAKKAGIKPILGLRLVVALNETDGTKLDLVFLAKNQRGYQHLMDLSTLQQTRKDKKISLTIAQISPLLGELFIIIPPQSTVFSVLAQPTSILTELANLGDDDSVLLGVNSRLDDVQIDTLQQLSKQLSLPLVGTSPVDYLNANDLFASRVLQAIDAGVELKDPTIEAGRRGQHYLHSKEQIVQDYNAKGLSAAAQKTVEVAALCNVELQFRAPVLPHFKNQAGIPSQQYLRSLCIQGLKKRRVAPGKTIQQYQERLAMELKVIHEMGFDDYFLIVWDVMNFAHQQKITTDPGRGSAAGSLVAYALAITEVDPLQYDLLFERFLNPERAQMPDIDLDIPDNRRDEVLQYVHQKYGHQRVAQIITFGTLAAKQVVRDVSRVFNLPRYDMQRLIDALPHGLHVTLKDALKESQQLKNLLDDNPKFRLLIQVAQQLEGLPRHYSIHAAGIVLSEQPLHEIVPLQDGSDGLLMTQFAKDTVEALGLLKMDFLGLKNLSIMDNTLQMIRQEDPTFDLQKINFNDQLTLQLFQRGKTEGIFQFESSGIRNVLVNLHPTNFEDIVAVNALYRPGPMENIPHFTARKAGKEKITYPAPSLEKILGPTYGILVYQEQVMQLASVMAGFTLGEADLLRRAMSKKKKATMEDMRTKFIAGATEHGYSAQVAHQVFEYIDRFANYGFNRSHAVAYSMMAFEMAYLKVHYPAAFFTALMNAETNIEKLKRHVGDAKQFGVKISSPRINISESSFLLHDETVYFGFSAIKGVRRDFIAAILEERQENGKFTDLRNFIARIPERWQKQELIEPLIYSGAFDKMGYNRAEMIDALPKLISGIELFAGFANFDDPALQTAIDQRNEFPLLTRLTKENEYLGVYLSGHPVTQYYQLGQQLHATKIADLYPNSEATIIVLTNHVKTIYTKREHREMAFVNGTDETGAIDITVFPKQYQQFKEQLETNKILIVRGRVEYREGRGLQLVANQLQDVKKGQQKRRKQRWVLRILPSLDTEMVHRELNNIFNEYHGSIPVLLFYPATDKKILLDQKRWLENSQKAKKALGAVLGQENVVLQQLNSNH encoded by the coding sequence GTGGATTTTACGCCCTTAGATGTTAAGAGTAGTTATAGTTTGCTAAAAAGTCCAACCCGGATTTCTGACCTAGTTACAACGGCTAAGGAACGAGGGTATAAGGCATTAGCGTTAACAGACGAAAATGTTTTATATGGGGCTGTCGAATTTTATAATGCAGCTAAAAAAGCAGGAATTAAACCCATTCTCGGCTTGCGGCTGGTAGTTGCATTAAATGAGACAGATGGTACCAAGCTAGATTTAGTATTTCTAGCTAAGAATCAACGAGGGTACCAGCATCTGATGGACTTATCGACGCTTCAGCAAACACGAAAAGATAAAAAAATATCTTTAACGATTGCACAAATTAGTCCTTTATTGGGTGAATTGTTTATAATTATTCCTCCTCAAAGTACGGTTTTTAGTGTACTTGCTCAGCCAACATCAATTTTAACTGAGCTTGCTAATCTGGGGGATGATGATAGCGTCCTGTTAGGAGTCAATTCGCGGTTAGATGACGTTCAAATAGATACCTTGCAGCAATTATCAAAACAATTATCTTTACCATTAGTAGGGACGTCTCCAGTTGATTATTTAAATGCTAATGATCTTTTTGCTAGTCGGGTTTTACAAGCGATTGATGCCGGAGTTGAGTTAAAAGATCCGACAATAGAAGCGGGACGAAGAGGACAACATTATCTTCATTCGAAAGAACAGATTGTCCAAGATTACAATGCAAAGGGGCTTAGTGCAGCCGCGCAAAAGACAGTTGAAGTAGCAGCCCTGTGCAACGTTGAACTTCAATTTAGGGCCCCGGTCCTTCCTCATTTTAAAAATCAAGCAGGGATACCATCGCAACAATATTTACGTTCCCTATGTATTCAAGGATTGAAAAAAAGACGAGTAGCACCAGGAAAAACTATTCAACAGTACCAAGAACGTTTAGCGATGGAATTAAAAGTAATCCATGAAATGGGCTTTGATGATTATTTCTTAATTGTATGGGACGTAATGAATTTTGCTCACCAGCAAAAGATTACGACCGACCCTGGACGAGGATCAGCTGCGGGATCGTTAGTTGCCTATGCTTTAGCAATTACAGAAGTTGATCCTTTGCAATACGACTTATTATTTGAACGCTTTCTGAACCCAGAACGAGCTCAAATGCCCGATATTGACTTAGATATTCCTGATAATCGGCGTGATGAAGTTTTGCAGTATGTACATCAAAAATATGGTCACCAACGCGTAGCCCAAATTATTACTTTTGGAACGTTGGCTGCTAAACAGGTCGTTCGTGATGTGAGTCGGGTCTTTAACTTACCCCGTTACGATATGCAAAGGTTAATCGATGCATTACCGCATGGCCTTCACGTGACACTCAAAGATGCATTAAAGGAGTCACAACAATTAAAAAATCTTCTTGATGATAATCCTAAATTTCGTTTGCTGATTCAAGTTGCACAGCAATTAGAGGGATTGCCGCGTCATTATTCAATTCACGCGGCAGGTATTGTCCTTTCTGAGCAGCCATTACATGAAATTGTGCCGTTACAAGATGGTAGTGATGGCTTATTAATGACGCAGTTTGCCAAAGACACAGTAGAAGCGCTGGGGCTATTAAAAATGGATTTTTTGGGATTGAAGAACCTTTCAATCATGGATAACACCCTTCAAATGATTCGGCAAGAAGACCCTACTTTTGATTTGCAAAAAATTAACTTTAATGATCAGTTGACTCTTCAACTGTTCCAGCGAGGAAAAACTGAAGGGATTTTTCAATTTGAATCAAGTGGGATCAGAAATGTATTGGTCAATCTTCATCCAACGAATTTTGAAGATATTGTGGCAGTGAATGCACTTTATCGTCCGGGCCCAATGGAAAATATTCCTCACTTTACCGCCCGCAAAGCTGGAAAAGAGAAAATTACTTATCCTGCTCCTTCACTTGAAAAAATTCTGGGACCAACTTACGGTATTTTGGTCTATCAAGAGCAGGTAATGCAACTGGCCTCGGTAATGGCTGGCTTTACCTTGGGAGAGGCGGATCTTTTACGCCGGGCAATGAGTAAGAAGAAAAAGGCCACAATGGAGGATATGCGGACAAAATTTATTGCTGGCGCAACAGAACACGGATATTCAGCACAAGTTGCTCACCAGGTATTTGAATATATCGATCGCTTTGCTAATTACGGGTTCAATCGTTCGCATGCAGTTGCCTATTCTATGATGGCGTTTGAGATGGCATATTTGAAAGTTCATTACCCTGCAGCTTTTTTTACAGCCCTAATGAATGCAGAAACTAATATTGAGAAATTGAAACGTCACGTGGGGGATGCAAAGCAATTTGGCGTTAAGATTAGTAGTCCGCGAATCAATATAAGTGAGAGTAGCTTTCTGTTGCATGATGAGACAGTTTACTTTGGCTTCTCTGCTATTAAAGGAGTACGTCGTGATTTTATCGCCGCAATTCTGGAAGAACGGCAGGAAAATGGTAAGTTTACAGATCTTCGTAATTTTATTGCGCGTATTCCAGAACGTTGGCAAAAACAAGAATTAATCGAACCGTTAATCTATAGTGGGGCCTTTGATAAGATGGGATATAACCGAGCGGAGATGATTGACGCCCTTCCTAAATTAATTTCCGGGATTGAGTTGTTTGCTGGTTTTGCTAATTTTGACGATCCAGCTCTCCAAACGGCAATTGACCAACGAAATGAATTCCCTCTGTTGACCCGTTTAACGAAGGAGAATGAATACTTAGGAGTATATCTTTCCGGCCACCCGGTTACTCAATATTACCAATTAGGACAGCAGCTCCATGCAACTAAAATTGCTGATTTATACCCGAATTCAGAAGCGACAATAATTGTCCTTACAAATCATGTTAAGACTATTTATACTAAACGTGAACATCGAGAAATGGCCTTTGTTAATGGAACAGATGAGACCGGAGCAATTGATATTACTGTCTTTCCTAAACAATATCAGCAGTTCAAAGAGCAACTAGAAACAAATAAGATTTTAATTGTCAGAGGTCGAGTAGAATATCGTGAGGGACGGGGTCTACAATTAGTTGCTAATCAATTGCAGGATGTTAAAAAAGGTCAACAGAAACGCCGCAAGCAACGATGGGTTTTACGAATCTTACCGTCATTGGACACTGAGATGGTGCATCGAGAGTTAAATAATATTTTTAATGAATACCATGGTTCAATTCCTGTCTTGTTGTTTTATCCAGCAACCGATAAGAAGATCCTGCTTGACCAAAAACGATGGTTAGAAAATTCTCAGAAAGCAAAAAAGGCGCTTGGCGCCGTTCTTGGCCAAGAAAACGTTGTCTTACAACAGCTTAATAGTAATCACTGA
- a CDS encoding tyrosine-type recombinase/integrase, whose amino-acid sequence MNNEVAAFLAFLKDERQLSDNTLMSYQRDLEQTVTYLEDRGIVDWQQVDHYLLIDLLNSLRQQGKANSTINRVISSLRQFYKYMIRHHNLTINPMEMIDHQYTFNQPPAPVILTEKEIEQLLAVPDVSTPIGLRDRALLEIMDATGMRVSEVIALDLTALHLDVKLLQLTGKNERERMIPLSQPAVKWLTDYLDRGRPRLLRDEHETRVFLNAHGYPLTRQGIWKKMKEWVSEAKIKKEVTPQTMRYSFAVHLIENGADVQLIQEILGYNAMKALQPYLQVSPQQLSANYMKYHPRA is encoded by the coding sequence ATGAATAACGAAGTGGCTGCGTTTTTAGCTTTTTTAAAAGATGAACGACAATTAAGCGATAATACCTTGATGAGTTATCAACGTGACTTAGAACAAACTGTGACTTATTTAGAAGATCGAGGGATTGTCGATTGGCAACAGGTGGACCACTATTTACTAATTGACCTTCTTAATAGTCTTCGTCAGCAGGGGAAAGCTAATTCAACAATTAACCGTGTGATTTCAAGTTTACGGCAATTTTATAAATACATGATCCGTCACCATAACCTAACCATTAATCCAATGGAAATGATTGATCACCAGTATACCTTTAACCAACCACCTGCACCGGTAATTTTAACTGAAAAAGAAATTGAACAACTGCTGGCAGTCCCGGATGTTTCAACCCCAATTGGCCTTCGTGATCGAGCGTTGTTAGAGATTATGGATGCAACGGGAATGAGGGTTAGTGAAGTAATTGCTTTGGATCTGACAGCACTTCATCTCGACGTTAAGCTTCTACAACTAACGGGAAAGAATGAACGTGAACGAATGATTCCCTTAAGTCAACCAGCAGTTAAGTGGCTTACCGACTACCTAGACCGCGGTCGACCACGTTTACTCAGAGATGAGCACGAAACGCGGGTGTTCTTAAATGCTCATGGTTATCCTTTGACGCGGCAAGGAATTTGGAAAAAAATGAAGGAATGGGTTAGTGAGGCTAAAATTAAAAAAGAAGTTACTCCTCAAACCATGCGCTATTCTTTTGCTGTTCATTTAATAGAAAATGGCGCCGACGTCCAATTAATCCAAGAAATCCTTGGTTATAACGCGATGAAGGCTCTCCAACCATATTTACAGGTTTCGCCGCAACAGTTATCTGCTAACTATATGAAATATCATCCGCGTGCATAG
- a CDS encoding S1 RNA-binding domain-containing protein, producing MNSALGKVVTAVMIDENDTDYFVQPDRNGQTYRLPKSESSQELHIGGQVRGFVYENEDHQLQMTCKHIPTIQVDHYDYGTVVNVRRDLGVFVDIGLPNKDIVVSLDDLPSLKHLWPQPGDRLLMSLQVDDKDRLWGKLADDQIYQTISAAPDKRLLNHDTYATVYRLKMSGTFVITDDYRLGFIHPSERDQEPRLGQRVKARVIGISSHGSLNLSLKPRAYQAIGEDAQMILTMLEHDINHRLPYTDKTDPSIIRDVFGISKGQFKRAIGHLLKEKLVKQENGQLILVKENQD from the coding sequence ATGAATTCAGCATTAGGAAAAGTTGTTACAGCGGTAATGATTGATGAAAATGATACCGATTATTTTGTTCAACCAGATCGTAATGGGCAAACGTATCGATTACCGAAAAGCGAAAGTTCTCAAGAATTACATATTGGTGGACAGGTACGCGGTTTTGTTTATGAAAATGAGGACCACCAACTACAGATGACCTGTAAGCACATTCCAACGATCCAGGTTGACCATTACGATTATGGTACAGTAGTTAATGTTCGTCGTGATTTAGGGGTTTTTGTTGATATCGGTCTTCCCAATAAGGATATTGTCGTCTCTTTAGATGATTTACCAAGCTTGAAACACTTATGGCCACAACCAGGTGACCGTTTATTAATGTCCCTTCAAGTTGATGATAAGGACCGTCTATGGGGTAAATTAGCAGATGACCAAATCTATCAAACTATTTCAGCAGCTCCAGATAAACGCCTGCTCAACCATGATACTTATGCCACAGTTTACCGCCTTAAGATGAGTGGAACCTTTGTTATTACTGATGATTATCGTTTAGGATTCATCCATCCCAGTGAACGAGACCAAGAACCACGATTAGGTCAACGGGTTAAAGCGCGGGTTATTGGAATTTCGTCACATGGTAGTCTCAATCTCTCCCTTAAGCCTCGTGCCTACCAAGCTATTGGTGAAGATGCACAAATGATTTTGACAATGTTAGAACATGATATAAATCACCGCTTGCCATACACTGATAAGACGGACCCATCGATTATTCGCGATGTCTTTGGCATAAGCAAGGGGCAGTTTAAACGTGCTATTGGACATTTACTTAAAGAAAAATTAGTAAAACAAGAAAATGGCCAATTAATCCTAGTAAAAGAGAATCAAGATTAA